In Legionella lytica, one genomic interval encodes:
- a CDS encoding MFS transporter, whose product MKKVTLFSAFLGTLIEVYDFTVFPLLIPVLSEVFFPSQEKSTAINFTILAYVVSYIVKPLGAFGFGYLIDHLGRKKVLLVSTLFMTLATSAIGLLPAHIMGMYYGAGLIICRIIQGLSISGEYSSAIIMAVEQGKKSPAFSGSFAFVGGSVGLLLANLSIFILLYLTPHEQVIQYAWRIPFLIGALSCVVLLFIRNKIDNFIPKETQVISSFSTLIKNYKKELLGAFIVTNLSASAFYITFIFMPTFLSTSLNLYSHKQSILITFIAILTYLIALPFAGILADKFGVIRQIKIASLLYLSFSYIVFAVLPWLDSTFCIVALIFFALIQAVLNGALPAFMVTQFRLSQRGRALAVSYNMSLTLFGGLIPSLIITSENHLNPGIPISICAVLCLVFIYFTGKKCSPLHSELSLE is encoded by the coding sequence ATGAAAAAAGTTACATTATTTTCTGCTTTTTTAGGAACATTGATTGAAGTCTATGACTTTACAGTGTTTCCTTTACTTATTCCGGTATTGTCGGAAGTATTCTTTCCTTCTCAGGAAAAAAGTACAGCCATTAATTTTACTATTTTGGCGTATGTTGTCAGTTATATTGTTAAACCTTTGGGGGCGTTTGGCTTCGGGTATTTAATTGATCATTTGGGACGGAAAAAGGTATTACTGGTTTCAACCTTATTCATGACTCTAGCTACCTCAGCAATTGGTTTGCTGCCTGCTCATATCATGGGTATGTATTATGGTGCTGGTCTTATCATTTGTAGAATCATCCAAGGATTATCCATTTCCGGAGAGTATTCTTCGGCTATTATTATGGCTGTAGAGCAGGGGAAGAAGTCACCGGCTTTTTCTGGAAGTTTCGCATTTGTTGGCGGTAGTGTAGGGCTATTATTAGCTAACCTTAGTATTTTTATTCTTCTTTATTTGACACCTCATGAGCAAGTTATTCAATACGCTTGGCGTATTCCATTTTTAATTGGTGCATTGAGTTGTGTTGTTTTGCTGTTTATTCGAAACAAGATTGATAATTTTATACCTAAGGAAACGCAGGTAATATCGAGTTTCAGCACCCTGATTAAAAATTATAAGAAGGAATTATTAGGGGCCTTTATCGTCACTAATTTATCTGCTTCTGCTTTTTATATTACCTTCATTTTTATGCCCACGTTTTTGTCTACGTCATTAAATTTATATTCGCATAAGCAGTCGATTTTAATCACATTTATTGCCATTTTAACCTATTTGATTGCTTTACCATTTGCAGGGATTTTAGCGGATAAATTTGGTGTAATAAGACAAATAAAGATTGCTTCCTTACTTTATTTATCGTTTTCTTACATTGTTTTTGCTGTATTGCCTTGGCTTGATAGTACTTTTTGCATTGTGGCGTTAATTTTTTTCGCGCTTATTCAAGCGGTCCTCAATGGGGCTCTGCCAGCTTTTATGGTGACTCAATTTAGATTAAGTCAACGTGGCAGGGCGCTAGCCGTCTCTTATAATATGAGTCTGACTTTATTTGGCGGATTGATACCTTCTTTAATTATTACTTCTGAAAATCACTTAAACCCAGGTATTCCTATAAGTATTTGTGCTGTTTTATGTTTGGTTTTTATTTATTTTACAGGGAAAAAATGTAGTCCTTTACATAGTGAGCTTAGCCTTGAGTGA
- a CDS encoding bifunctional helix-turn-helix domain-containing protein/methylated-DNA--[protein]-cysteine S-methyltransferase produces MIEHKQSNYERVETAINYINDHFKAQPSLDEIAKAIHVSPYHFQRIFSEWAGVSPKKFMQYISLNYAKSLLKNRMPLLDVTYETGLSSCSRLHDLFVNIEGMTPREFKNGGADLAINYCFAESPFGKVIIASTSKGVCAMSFEEDENHALLDLKKRFPNAKYHQIMDKFQQEALLIFQKDWSNLNKIKLHLAGTPFQLKVWESLLKIPLGSLVTYGDIAQDIGNPKSSRAVGSAIGSNPVAFLIPCHRVIQSSGKISGYLWGETKKKAIIGWEAAKIEL; encoded by the coding sequence ATGATAGAGCATAAACAAAGCAACTATGAGCGAGTAGAAACAGCCATAAATTACATTAATGACCATTTTAAAGCCCAGCCATCACTAGATGAAATTGCCAAAGCAATTCATGTTAGCCCCTATCATTTTCAACGCATCTTTAGTGAGTGGGCAGGCGTTAGCCCCAAAAAATTTATGCAATACATTAGTCTTAATTATGCTAAAAGCTTATTAAAAAATCGTATGCCACTACTCGACGTTACTTATGAAACGGGCTTGTCCAGTTGCAGTCGTTTACATGATTTATTTGTGAATATTGAAGGCATGACTCCTAGAGAGTTTAAAAATGGCGGAGCCGATTTAGCGATTAATTATTGTTTTGCTGAAAGTCCGTTTGGAAAGGTTATTATAGCCTCTACTTCCAAAGGAGTATGTGCCATGTCTTTTGAAGAAGATGAAAATCACGCCTTACTCGATTTAAAAAAACGCTTTCCCAATGCAAAATATCATCAAATCATGGATAAATTTCAACAAGAGGCGCTCCTTATATTTCAAAAAGATTGGAGCAATCTTAATAAGATTAAACTGCATTTGGCTGGAACCCCATTTCAATTAAAAGTTTGGGAAAGCCTTTTAAAAATCCCTCTAGGGTCTTTGGTTACTTATGGTGATATTGCTCAAGATATAGGAAACCCAAAGTCATCACGAGCAGTAGGCTCAGCGATTGGCAGCAACCCGGTAGCTTTTCTCATCCCCTGCCACCGTGTAATTCAAAGCAGTGGCAAGATAAGTGGATATCTTTGGGGAGAAACCAAGAAAAAAGCAATTATAGGATGGGAAGCAGCTAAAATTGAGTTGTAG
- a CDS encoding alpha-ketoglutarate-dependent dioxygenase AlkB family protein: MDLIEQINGELHNLLPYEGTVHYYGSIMTQQMADEFYHALMQTIQWKNDEAIIYGKKIITKRKVAWYADEPFSYTYSKITKTAEPWLPILNELKMMVEKESGETYNSCLLNLYHDGNEGMAWHSDAEKDLKKHGAIGSLSFGAERKFSFKHKKTHEIVSKILQHGSLLVMKDSTQSNWLHRLPPTKIACMPRINLTFRTIVRTIINSTVI, encoded by the coding sequence GTGGATCTTATCGAACAAATAAATGGGGAATTACATAATTTACTCCCTTATGAAGGTACTGTGCATTATTATGGTTCTATTATGACCCAGCAAATGGCTGATGAATTTTACCATGCCTTAATGCAAACCATCCAATGGAAAAATGATGAAGCCATTATTTATGGAAAAAAAATCATTACTAAACGCAAAGTAGCATGGTATGCCGATGAGCCCTTTTCCTATACTTATTCCAAAATAACTAAAACAGCAGAGCCATGGCTTCCTATTCTCAACGAGCTAAAAATGATGGTGGAAAAAGAAAGCGGAGAAACCTATAACTCATGCTTACTTAATTTATATCATGATGGCAACGAAGGTATGGCTTGGCATAGTGATGCAGAAAAAGATTTAAAGAAACATGGGGCTATAGGCTCACTTAGTTTTGGTGCGGAACGTAAGTTTTCATTTAAACATAAAAAAACACATGAAATTGTTTCAAAAATCCTCCAACATGGTAGTTTATTAGTAATGAAGGATTCAACTCAAAGTAACTGGCTTCACCGTTTACCACCAACAAAAATAGCGTGCATGCCAAGAATTAATTTAACATTTCGAACTATTGTACGTACTATAATAAATTCAACAGTGATATAA
- a CDS encoding glutathione S-transferase N-terminal domain-containing protein, with product MIDLYYWPTPNGHKITIFLEEADLPYNLIPINISKGEQFAEDFLKISPNNRMPALVDHDSKDSEKPISIFESGAILLYLAEKTGQFLPTTVHKRYEVLQWLFWQVAGLGPMAGQNHHFSIYVKDVPYAAERYVRETARLYGVLNKHLANQEFIGNEYSIADMACYPWIVPHEKQQQDLNDFPSLKRWFIQIQERPAVQRAYDLEKDINVDQVLSEEAKQILFNQGKKT from the coding sequence ATGATAGATCTTTATTACTGGCCTACACCAAATGGACATAAAATTACCATTTTTCTAGAAGAAGCTGATTTACCATACAACCTAATTCCCATAAATATTTCTAAGGGAGAGCAATTCGCTGAAGACTTTTTAAAAATATCACCGAATAATCGAATGCCTGCATTGGTTGATCATGATTCAAAAGATTCTGAAAAACCTATATCTATATTTGAATCAGGCGCCATCTTACTTTATTTGGCTGAAAAAACAGGGCAGTTTTTACCAACTACCGTACACAAACGCTATGAAGTACTACAATGGCTATTTTGGCAAGTTGCAGGTTTAGGTCCAATGGCAGGACAAAATCATCACTTCTCTATATACGTCAAAGATGTACCTTACGCTGCTGAGCGTTATGTCAGAGAAACAGCCAGATTATATGGTGTTTTAAATAAGCATTTAGCAAACCAAGAGTTTATAGGAAATGAGTACTCAATTGCGGATATGGCTTGCTATCCATGGATTGTTCCTCATGAAAAGCAACAGCAAGATTTAAATGACTTTCCTTCGTTAAAAAGATGGTTCATCCAAATCCAAGAGCGTCCTGCGGTTCAACGTGCATACGACCTAGAAAAAGACATTAATGTTGACCAGGTCTTATCTGAGGAAGCAAAACAAATTTTATTTAATCAGGGCAAAAAAACATAA
- a CDS encoding aminoglycoside phosphotransferase family protein, producing MAKMHDNEQEITLELVRSLLKKQCPQWAELELQPIHSSGTDNALFRLGDQYVVRIPRIEWSPGSVVDGINKEWLWLPQLARHLKIPISEPVFKGEPNETYPWSWSITKWNEGYNPAFEKENEYEHLAVDLASFLNELHHTELPKTGPLSRRGMPLKELYKETTQALEALADDIDTKPLASLWEQLANTPTWNKPLVWMHGDLLPGNILIQNHRLSAVIDFADVGLGDPACDLIVAWSLLNEHSRAIFRKHLMNIDENTWRRGQGWALSIALIIIPYYKNTNPVLTSVARRMIEQLMLSQE from the coding sequence ATGGCAAAAATGCATGACAACGAGCAAGAAATTACTTTAGAGCTTGTTAGGTCCCTTCTAAAAAAGCAATGTCCTCAATGGGCTGAACTCGAACTTCAGCCGATTCATTCAAGTGGTACGGATAATGCCCTATTTCGTTTAGGTGACCAATATGTAGTTCGCATTCCGCGAATTGAGTGGTCGCCAGGTAGTGTCGTTGATGGGATTAATAAAGAATGGCTTTGGCTTCCACAACTGGCCCGGCATTTAAAAATTCCTATATCTGAACCAGTATTCAAAGGTGAGCCTAATGAAACCTACCCTTGGTCGTGGAGCATCACCAAGTGGAATGAGGGATATAATCCAGCGTTTGAAAAAGAAAATGAATACGAACACCTCGCTGTTGATCTAGCTTCATTCTTAAATGAATTACATCACACAGAACTCCCTAAAACCGGCCCCTTATCACGTCGCGGTATGCCCTTAAAAGAATTGTATAAGGAAACAACCCAAGCGCTAGAGGCTTTAGCAGATGATATAGATACGAAACCATTAGCTTCTTTGTGGGAACAATTAGCCAATACCCCAACCTGGAATAAACCTCTCGTTTGGATGCATGGTGATCTCTTGCCTGGAAATATCTTAATTCAAAACCATAGACTAAGTGCAGTGATTGATTTTGCCGATGTTGGTCTTGGAGATCCAGCTTGTGATTTAATAGTTGCCTGGAGTTTACTCAATGAGCATTCAAGAGCGATTTTCCGTAAACATCTGATGAACATTGATGAGAATACTTGGAGAAGAGGACAAGGATGGGCGCTATCAATTGCATTGATCATTATTCCCTATTATAAAAATACCAACCCAGTTTTAACGTCTGTTGCGAGAAGAATGATTGAACAGCTCATGTTATCTCAAGAATAA
- a CDS encoding histidine phosphatase family protein, with protein sequence MQEKKFIQLIEERSTSAEAENTPGQIKQLYFQHVEAIINKLGLVKEEEKGDLLKQLKEADQVYLNAQKLEIMGHVLFSRHGKSAIWAQKRLGMSPNAPIAASAEASMSQTNQVTGNLLFYPEHNQPFIAISPMNRAMQTAGLLIPENIDDAEISIEPALTENSSHPSGCDVRSTADMKKIYEATSFWLTPLKVILWFFSMLFSSQKDFDILYEKRMQALGNIKKHGSVESQVIDNRLDVKQDLDYAGDKVAEIKRLIEKADGRDCWFFGHGKNFQAFFTDLFGIKSIFAYAETRSVYKARNEQNEVSLFTPPYVLQVNQETGSIEGKFTASLGISDTLTAPDSARAISLLGRPTVQDTPQSGLRSTDQARPSVVTELVEEYQDEARADYNVGAGNLS encoded by the coding sequence GTGCAAGAAAAAAAGTTTATTCAATTAATTGAGGAACGTAGTACTTCGGCTGAAGCAGAAAATACCCCGGGTCAAATAAAACAGCTGTACTTTCAGCATGTTGAAGCGATCATAAACAAATTAGGTCTTGTTAAGGAAGAAGAAAAAGGGGACTTATTAAAGCAGCTCAAAGAGGCTGATCAGGTATATCTTAATGCGCAAAAACTGGAAATCATGGGGCATGTATTATTTAGCCGACATGGAAAAAGTGCTATCTGGGCACAAAAACGTTTGGGGATGAGCCCCAACGCACCTATTGCGGCATCAGCAGAAGCTAGCATGAGCCAAACGAATCAAGTTACTGGCAATTTATTATTTTACCCTGAGCACAATCAGCCATTCATCGCCATCTCGCCCATGAATAGGGCGATGCAAACAGCTGGATTATTAATTCCTGAAAACATTGATGACGCGGAAATATCTATTGAGCCTGCGTTAACAGAAAATAGTAGTCATCCTTCTGGTTGTGATGTTCGTTCAACAGCTGATATGAAGAAAATATATGAGGCTACTTCTTTTTGGCTCACTCCTCTCAAAGTAATTTTGTGGTTCTTTTCTATGTTATTTAGTAGCCAAAAAGACTTTGACATTCTGTATGAAAAAAGAATGCAGGCTCTAGGCAATATAAAGAAGCATGGTTCTGTTGAATCTCAGGTAATCGATAATCGTCTTGATGTAAAACAAGATCTGGATTATGCCGGAGATAAAGTTGCCGAGATTAAGCGGCTTATTGAAAAGGCAGATGGTCGCGATTGTTGGTTCTTTGGGCATGGAAAAAACTTCCAGGCTTTTTTTACTGATCTTTTTGGCATTAAGTCAATTTTTGCCTATGCGGAAACCCGCAGTGTTTATAAAGCAAGAAATGAGCAAAATGAAGTATCATTGTTTACACCTCCTTATGTTTTGCAAGTTAATCAGGAGACAGGCTCAATTGAAGGAAAATTCACCGCTTCATTAGGTATATCTGATACATTAACGGCCCCAGATTCGGCTAGAGCTATTAGTTTACTTGGAAGACCAACCGTTCAGGATACGCCGCAGTCGGGTCTTCGTAGTACGGATCAGGCACGACCTTCTGTAGTTACTGAGTTAGTGGAGGAGTATCAAGACGAAGCGAGGGCAGACTACAATGTTGGTGCCGGCAACTTAAGCTAG
- a CDS encoding efflux transporter outer membrane subunit, with protein sequence MGFIIRMFLCLSLGVVLLGCTVSLPQKRQHEHLKTPPKIEPEIKRRLKDKATFAMGNWPQRQWWLNYGSSELNTLIAEALASNPSIQEVQTRITVAQQEANVTRSTLFPLVFFDAADTQQHLSKHGLYRAFNPKLPLNTSLLDLSLSFIYEFDFWGQNRNLLNEALGKAKAQAAEAEEVNLIITTALSQAYFAYKTNLLRKHLYEQLVQIRQNLLTLQKLMVRKGLSSELPALSAAENLLEAKKWLASINEELSNNTHLLNILAGRSPAHPISMKRTLPKLPEKLEIPRSISFDLLARRPDLMAQIWRAKAWAYKAGAAMSAYYPNVNLKGFIGLQSVSWTQFFEIANRTGGLTSAIHLPIFTAGAIRANIKATQAEFDAAIYAYNNLLLRSTQEVLDTLAFAQTVHQHRTEQAEIIHQAQQRYRLIRLRQQKGLDSQFDVYYLHEEVIQKQLVDITLLYNQYLASIKLTKALGGGYYQPQVPLVQRHEEKS encoded by the coding sequence ATGGGGTTTATCATAAGGATGTTTCTTTGCCTAAGTCTAGGAGTAGTGCTCCTGGGCTGCACTGTATCATTACCGCAAAAACGTCAACATGAACACCTCAAAACCCCACCGAAGATCGAGCCTGAAATTAAACGGCGCCTAAAGGATAAAGCTACTTTTGCAATGGGAAATTGGCCACAACGACAATGGTGGCTAAATTATGGTTCATCTGAATTAAACACATTAATTGCTGAAGCCCTGGCAAGCAATCCATCAATTCAGGAAGTGCAAACCCGAATTACCGTAGCACAACAAGAAGCCAATGTGACACGCTCTACTTTATTTCCACTGGTATTTTTTGATGCCGCAGACACACAACAGCATTTAAGCAAACATGGATTATATCGAGCCTTTAATCCCAAACTTCCTCTCAATACCTCTTTATTGGATTTGTCACTCTCATTTATATATGAGTTTGACTTTTGGGGGCAAAACCGTAATCTGCTAAACGAGGCACTGGGCAAGGCTAAGGCGCAAGCAGCTGAGGCCGAAGAAGTAAATCTCATTATTACCACAGCCCTGAGCCAAGCCTATTTCGCCTATAAAACCAATTTACTAAGAAAACATTTATATGAACAATTAGTCCAGATACGGCAAAATCTTCTGACTTTGCAAAAACTCATGGTACGCAAGGGGCTGTCCTCAGAGTTACCTGCACTTTCTGCTGCAGAAAATTTATTAGAAGCGAAGAAATGGCTGGCAAGTATTAATGAAGAATTGAGTAACAATACCCATTTGCTTAATATACTAGCAGGACGAAGCCCTGCTCATCCTATATCGATGAAACGGACACTCCCCAAACTTCCTGAAAAGTTGGAAATTCCGCGCAGTATTTCCTTTGATCTGCTTGCCCGTAGACCTGATTTAATGGCACAAATTTGGCGCGCAAAAGCCTGGGCTTATAAAGCAGGAGCCGCGATGTCGGCTTACTACCCCAATGTAAATCTAAAAGGTTTTATTGGATTACAAAGTGTGAGCTGGACCCAATTTTTTGAAATCGCCAATAGGACTGGGGGCCTCACCTCTGCAATTCATTTACCCATTTTTACTGCTGGGGCAATTCGCGCCAATATTAAAGCCACTCAAGCAGAATTTGATGCAGCAATTTATGCTTATAATAATTTGCTTTTACGCAGTACTCAGGAAGTTCTCGACACATTAGCTTTTGCCCAAACGGTTCATCAGCATAGAACAGAACAAGCGGAAATAATTCATCAGGCGCAGCAGCGTTACCGTCTGATACGCTTACGTCAACAAAAGGGTTTAGACAGCCAGTTTGATGTGTATTATTTGCATGAGGAAGTAATTCAAAAACAACTGGTGGATATCACCCTGTTGTATAACCAATATCTCGCCTCAATTAAATTAACAAAAGCCTTGGGTGGTGGTTATTATCAACCCCAGGTGCCACTGGTACAGCGACATGAAGAAAAAAGCTAA
- a CDS encoding HlyD family secretion protein, whose amino-acid sequence MKKKAKQQHTALIIALCVIFLCFFLYWLFIWRFEVYTSDAYVQGNLVTIKPLRPGFVTGIYTDDTYYVKKGQLLVTLNETDSIIALEKAKQKLAQTVRDVCQAFHNVFVFASDIKMRKAEHMKAKQNFTHRRDVIQMKGVSLEDYQNAADDLRASAASLESTKNNYQKTLAFIQGTSITEHPLVQAAVQEVRDAWVQLYRCKIYAPVDGIIAQRSVQVGMWRSPSDGLMSVIPLDQIWINANYKETQLSNIRLGQPVRIVSDLYGNSVVFHGKVAGLPGAAGNAFALLPPENLSGNWIKIVQRLPVRVSLDPDDLKKHPLRVGLSLEVTTDISNQNGGFNNTATTESPRYSTDIFQQEEAGVDELLTQIIATNIDPNLQKYAQRVFAYNELAHKTSAQ is encoded by the coding sequence ATGAAGAAAAAAGCTAAACAACAGCATACTGCTCTCATTATTGCACTTTGCGTCATTTTTTTATGCTTCTTTTTATATTGGCTTTTTATCTGGCGTTTTGAAGTATATACATCGGATGCCTATGTGCAGGGGAACTTAGTAACAATTAAACCCTTACGGCCTGGTTTTGTAACCGGTATTTATACTGATGACACTTATTATGTGAAAAAAGGACAGCTCCTGGTTACCCTAAATGAGACAGACTCCATTATTGCTCTGGAAAAAGCAAAACAAAAATTAGCGCAAACCGTACGGGATGTCTGTCAGGCATTTCATAATGTTTTTGTTTTTGCCTCTGACATTAAAATGAGAAAAGCAGAACACATGAAGGCGAAACAAAACTTTACACATCGCCGTGATGTAATCCAAATGAAAGGTGTTTCCTTAGAGGATTATCAAAACGCTGCCGATGATTTACGTGCCAGTGCCGCCTCATTGGAAAGCACTAAAAACAATTACCAAAAAACGCTTGCTTTTATCCAAGGCACCTCCATTACTGAACATCCTTTAGTGCAAGCTGCAGTTCAGGAAGTACGTGATGCTTGGGTACAACTTTATCGTTGTAAAATTTACGCCCCCGTGGATGGTATTATCGCCCAACGTAGCGTACAGGTTGGCATGTGGCGCTCCCCCAGTGATGGGCTCATGTCAGTTATCCCTCTGGATCAAATATGGATTAATGCTAACTATAAAGAAACTCAGTTGAGCAATATTCGCCTTGGACAGCCGGTAAGGATTGTTTCTGACCTCTATGGCAATTCCGTAGTCTTTCATGGAAAAGTCGCGGGTCTACCTGGGGCTGCCGGAAATGCTTTTGCCTTGTTACCGCCAGAAAATCTCTCAGGAAACTGGATTAAAATCGTGCAACGACTCCCGGTTCGAGTGTCTCTTGATCCCGATGATCTGAAAAAACATCCCTTACGTGTGGGACTATCCTTAGAAGTCACTACAGATATCTCAAACCAAAATGGCGGATTCAATAATACGGCGACTACCGAATCACCGCGCTATTCAACGGATATTTTTCAACAGGAAGAGGCTGGCGTTGATGAATTACTTACCCAGATTATTGCCACCAATATCGATCCAAATCTGCAAAAATATGCGCAAAGAGTCTTTGCTTATAATGAATTAGCCCATAAAACGAGTGCCCAATGA
- a CDS encoding MFS transporter, protein MILYALVFSLAAVVFNLTLPLMAGLFIVDNLGGSTYISSYAISFFCIGNMLGVPFGKPNSTRLNPIQLYILCLALMIFFSWQCAFATNYVSFILFRFLEGIASGPLYLLITYTLIPDLAPDRDKGFITSLLLLCFSLGPVLAASWGGWIAFYHQWRLLFLSHIIYCFFLIIFVGYRYRNHYPAVKRARFDYPGYFFYAIVVTCFGTVIAAGQELDWFRSPLVCTLAIIGSVSTLFFVLRCLNHRYPLIDLRLLKNAYFCLAMLHVSLLFAIYFGMIILLSLWLHLYVNYSPFWVLLSIGVTLLGVWLPIFIHYKAYDPRFPLIIALVFLIASSLYTTQFNVQIDFDRIAISRILTGFGLSLFLAPLFRLSVQVYPKEKQHECLNLFHIIRLCGSGIGIALFVTLWHRRQIFYYERLGSRLTEFSTVTNDFLNKAHQVPLPGKYAFAQLSSYLNRQATALALDDCFYLMSWMLIALLIILSSTFFFKDPVLFDKKNAPY, encoded by the coding sequence ATGATCCTTTATGCACTTGTATTTTCGCTTGCTGCCGTAGTTTTTAACCTGACCTTGCCACTGATGGCAGGACTTTTTATTGTTGATAATCTTGGTGGCAGTACCTACATCAGTTCTTATGCGATCAGTTTCTTTTGCATTGGTAATATGCTGGGCGTACCTTTTGGTAAACCAAACAGTACGCGCTTGAACCCTATTCAGCTCTATATCCTATGCTTAGCGCTGATGATCTTTTTTTCCTGGCAATGCGCATTTGCAACGAATTATGTTTCTTTTATTTTATTTCGCTTTCTCGAAGGTATTGCTTCAGGCCCATTATACCTCTTGATTACTTACACACTTATTCCCGATCTAGCCCCCGATCGTGATAAAGGTTTTATCACGTCGCTACTGCTACTTTGTTTTTCTTTAGGTCCTGTTCTTGCGGCCAGTTGGGGCGGATGGATTGCCTTTTATCATCAATGGAGGCTACTATTTTTATCCCATATCATCTATTGTTTCTTTTTAATTATTTTTGTAGGTTATCGTTATCGAAACCACTACCCCGCGGTGAAAAGAGCTCGATTTGATTATCCCGGTTATTTTTTCTATGCCATCGTAGTAACCTGCTTTGGCACTGTAATCGCTGCGGGACAAGAATTGGATTGGTTTCGTTCCCCCCTTGTTTGCACTCTAGCTATTATAGGCAGTGTGAGTACCTTATTTTTTGTTCTTCGTTGTCTCAATCATCGTTATCCACTCATTGATTTGAGGTTACTTAAAAATGCTTACTTTTGTTTAGCGATGCTGCATGTGAGTTTGCTCTTTGCTATCTATTTTGGCATGATTATTTTGCTTTCCTTATGGTTACACCTCTACGTTAATTACAGCCCATTCTGGGTGCTTCTCTCAATTGGTGTCACGCTTTTGGGAGTGTGGCTGCCCATTTTTATTCATTATAAAGCCTATGATCCGCGTTTTCCGCTAATTATCGCCCTGGTTTTTTTAATTGCATCCAGTTTATATACTACTCAATTTAATGTACAAATTGATTTTGACCGCATTGCCATTTCGCGAATTTTAACTGGCTTTGGCCTTAGCCTATTTCTCGCACCATTATTTCGCCTATCAGTACAGGTTTACCCCAAGGAAAAACAGCATGAATGCCTCAACTTATTTCATATCATCCGGCTTTGCGGTAGCGGTATCGGCATTGCGCTTTTTGTAACCCTATGGCACCGTCGTCAAATATTTTATTATGAGCGTTTAGGCAGTCGCTTAACGGAATTTTCCACCGTAACCAATGACTTTTTGAATAAAGCGCATCAGGTACCACTCCCCGGAAAATATGCCTTTGCCCAGCTCAGTTCATATCTTAATCGCCAGGCAACCGCACTTGCTTTAGATGATTGTTTTTATTTAATGAGTTGGATGTTAATTGCTTTACTCATTATTTTATCATCCACCTTTTTCTTTAAAGATCCGGTATTGTTTGATAAGAAAAATGCGCCCTATTAG